A stretch of the Nitrospirota bacterium genome encodes the following:
- a CDS encoding glycosyltransferase gives MPKVTVYTVGRDYGRYLPQAIKSVLHQTMQDWELIVINDGSTDNTPDVLRQFESDPRIKIIHQPPRGLPPSCNLAISHAKGDYIIRLDADDYFDENALLVLSGVLDAHPKVGLVYPDYFLISSDGEILGHVRREKIADDLGLLDLPAHGAGTMIRRQCFEEVGGYDESVDCQDGYDLWVKFIDRYKVYNVNLPLFYYRRHPVSLSSNQERILRARRALKARHVRARYGAKLPSVLALVPVRNESPVGAGWALRSLGSSPILQYTLDQLKGCPSVTRAVVVTENEAVGEYARSQGVETLIRPATLARMNSPIEPTVLFALEELARKGFSPDIVCLLHANSPLRRAHHIEEAINTLLIFKPDSVISVCENTRHQYHHRLNGLEPVFHRRELRFERDALYEENGAVYVSWSRAVTARSFVGARVGHIIMTRETSLNLDTPYDVWLAEQLLTLRGGALAEGLGL, from the coding sequence ATGCCGAAGGTCACTGTCTACACCGTCGGACGCGATTATGGGCGCTATCTTCCCCAGGCGATCAAGAGCGTGCTGCACCAGACGATGCAGGATTGGGAATTGATCGTCATCAACGACGGCTCCACGGACAACACGCCCGACGTCCTCCGGCAGTTCGAGTCCGATCCCCGGATCAAGATCATCCACCAGCCGCCGCGCGGCCTTCCGCCGTCCTGCAATCTGGCCATCTCCCACGCGAAGGGTGACTACATCATCCGGCTTGACGCGGACGACTACTTCGACGAGAACGCGCTGCTGGTCCTGTCCGGCGTGCTCGACGCCCACCCGAAGGTCGGGCTGGTGTACCCCGACTATTTCCTGATCTCCAGCGACGGTGAAATCCTCGGACACGTGCGGAGGGAAAAGATCGCCGACGATCTGGGGCTCCTCGACCTGCCGGCCCACGGCGCCGGCACGATGATCCGCCGGCAGTGTTTCGAGGAGGTCGGCGGCTACGATGAGTCGGTGGATTGCCAGGACGGGTACGATCTGTGGGTCAAATTCATCGACCGCTACAAGGTCTACAACGTGAACCTGCCGCTCTTTTACTACCGGCGGCACCCGGTCAGCCTGAGCTCGAACCAGGAGCGGATCCTGCGGGCGCGGCGGGCCTTGAAGGCGCGCCACGTGCGGGCGCGGTACGGCGCCAAGCTGCCCTCCGTACTGGCTCTGGTACCGGTTCGCAACGAATCGCCTGTCGGGGCGGGGTGGGCGCTGCGGTCGCTGGGCAGCTCGCCGATCTTGCAGTACACGCTGGACCAGCTCAAGGGATGTCCATCGGTGACGAGGGCGGTGGTCGTGACCGAGAACGAGGCGGTCGGCGAGTATGCCAGGTCCCAGGGCGTGGAGACTCTCATCCGGCCGGCGACTCTGGCCCGCATGAATTCGCCGATCGAGCCGACCGTGCTCTTTGCGCTGGAAGAGCTGGCCCGCAAGGGATTTTCCCCGGACATCGTCTGCCTGCTCCATGCGAATTCGCCTCTGCGGCGCGCGCACCACATCGAGGAAGCCATCAATACGCTGCTGATTTTCAAGCCCGACAGCGTCATCTCCGTCTGCGAGAACACGCGGCATCAGTACCATCATCGTCTCAACGGACTCGAGCCGGTCTTTCACCGGCGGGAGCTCAGGTTCGAGCGGGATGCGCTCTATGAAGAAAACGGGGCGGTCTACGTCTCCTGGAGCAGGGCGGTGACGGCGCGATCCTTTGTCGGGGCCCGGGTCGGCCATATCATCATGACCCGGGAAACCAGCCTCAACCTCGATACCCCGTACGATGTGTGGCTGGCGGAGCAGTTGCTCACGCTGCGCGGAGGGGCCTTGGCCGAGGGGCTGGGCTTGTAG